DNA from Campylobacter sp. RM5004:
TCTTCAATCTTATTTACTTCACTTGACAATGTAGTTTCCTTTGTTTTAGTAGATTTTGCAACCTCTTCAACTACAACTTTTTCTTGCTTTTTAGCTGCTGGTTTTTTTACGCTTTCTTTTTTTGCACTTTCTTTTTTTACCTCTTCTTTTTTAGTGGTAGGTTTTTTAGTGCTTTCTTTTTTTGCAGTTGTTTTAGTTGTTTTTTTGGTTTCTTTTTCGCTAGTTTTTTTAGTAGCCATTTTTTCTCCTTTATATATTTAAAATCCGAATTGTAAAGGCAAAAGGTTAATTATTATCTAAAAATTCGTTAATTTTTTTCTTAACATTAGACATAGCAAGATTGCTGATTTCTCCTTTAAATTTGCCATTTTTATCAATAATATAAAAACTTGAACTATGAGCTACCGTATATTCTGCAGCACTATCTTGGTAAATATAATCGTATTTAACCCCATAGTTTTTCGCAACTTTTTTAAGCTCATCTTCGCTTGGCACTAGAGCTATTGAGTTTTTATAAAAATATTGAACAAATTCGCTAGCATCATTTGGCTCATCTCTTTTTACATCAAGACTAATAAAGATTATTTTTATATCATTTCTATTTAATTGTTTAATAGCTTCTGAAGCAATTGCCATAGAAGTAGGACATACATCAGCACATAATGTGTAACCAAAATATATTAATAAATTTTCGCCTTTAAAATCATTTAAAGTATAAGTTTTATCATTTGGTCCTTTCATGCTAAAGTCGTATTTGTTATTAAAACAAGCGCTTAAAAATAAAGTTAATAAAACTATTAATAATTTTTTCATCTTATCTCCTAACATCAAAATCAATAAACAAACCTAAGCTTTTATCTTTACTAAATAGCTCAAGTCTATATCTCATAGTATTTTCAGCACAAGTGCTAAAGACAATATTTGCTAAATATTCATTATCAATTCTTTCAAATTCTCCAACAATATCGCCCATATACATGTTAAGTCCATAAAGCCTTGCGTTTAAATCCTTTATCTCATCTAAATTTTTTATGATTATTTTGCTTTCTTCTAAAACTTTTAAAGGTTTTGGCTCAATATTAAATGAAATATCTTTACCTTTATAATTTATAACGCATTCTGTTTGGTTTAAATCACAAGCTAATGGGCTTAGCTCTTTTATTAATTCTCGCTTTTTGGAATTTGAATTAGGAATTAGAAAAAAAAGCCCTAGTAAAACTAAGGCTATTAAAATTATCTTTTTCATTAATGATGCATAGGAACTACTGCTTTTGCAGGAATGTCTTTTAATTTTAGTTTTTCTCCATTGCTAAAGCTTAGTTCTAAATTAAGTTTTGTATCTTCTTTAACGCTATCTTTAATCCCCATAAGCATTACATGATAGCTTTTAGGTTTAAGTTCTAGGCTAGAGTTTGCAGGAATTGTTGCGTCTTGTATTCTAATCATCTTCATCATTCCATCTTCGTGAATATGGGTGTGAATTTCTGTGCTTTGTGCAAAATCACATTTTGCATCAATTAATTTTACATCTTCGTTTGAATTATTTTTAATACTCATAAAAATAGCAGAGTTTTTTGCATTTGGTGGTGTGATTTTTACATAAGGTTCATTTACTTCAATACTACCTGCAAATAAACTTGCGCCAAGGCTTAATGCTAATAAAATCTTCTTCATTTTTAACTTCCTTTTTTAAAAATTTTTTA
Protein-coding regions in this window:
- a CDS encoding SCO family protein; translated protein: MKKLLIVLLTLFLSACFNNKYDFSMKGPNDKTYTLNDFKGENLLIYFGYTLCADVCPTSMAIASEAIKQLNRNDIKIIFISLDVKRDEPNDASEFVQYFYKNSIALVPSEDELKKVAKNYGVKYDYIYQDSAAEYTVAHSSSFYIIDKNGKFKGEISNLAMSNVKKKINEFLDNN
- a CDS encoding copper chaperone PCu(A)C, translating into MKKILLALSLGASLFAGSIEVNEPYVKITPPNAKNSAIFMSIKNNSNEDVKLIDAKCDFAQSTEIHTHIHEDGMMKMIRIQDATIPANSSLELKPKSYHVMLMGIKDSVKEDTKLNLELSFSNGEKLKLKDIPAKAVVPMHH